One stretch of Flavobacterium sp. 9 DNA includes these proteins:
- a CDS encoding GNAT family N-acetyltransferase, giving the protein MEIKTIDASQTWEIRHKVMWPDKPIEFVQLEEDNNGLHFGVFDQEKLVSIVSCFVGNQEMQFRKLATLEEYQGKGIASELLNFIFEVAKKQNLSKIWCNARSNKKSFYEKFGMIDTHKIFSKEGQEFTIMEIFL; this is encoded by the coding sequence ATGGAAATTAAAACAATCGATGCATCTCAAACCTGGGAAATCAGACATAAAGTAATGTGGCCTGATAAACCTATTGAATTTGTACAATTAGAAGAAGATAATAATGGTTTGCATTTTGGAGTTTTTGATCAGGAAAAATTAGTTTCTATAGTTTCTTGCTTTGTTGGTAATCAGGAAATGCAATTTAGAAAACTAGCCACTTTAGAAGAATATCAAGGTAAAGGAATTGCCTCTGAATTGTTAAATTTTATTTTTGAAGTCGCCAAAAAGCAAAATTTAAGTAAAATATGGTGCAATGCAAGAAGCAATAAAAAATCATTTTATGAGAAATTTGGAATGATAGACACTCATAAAATTTTCTCTAAAGAAGGACAGGAATTTACGATAATGGAAATTTTTCTGTAG
- a CDS encoding ACT domain-containing protein produces MSGEKDLEKLLKSMKPQHNVGDYVFCKVEKLENLNLDDIEMFFKEKEAVTLILKKEIAEQLNLEYSVVMSWITLTVHSSLEAVGLTAAFSKALSQNGISCNVVAAFYHDHIFVNTNDTEKAMKVLNAFSE; encoded by the coding sequence ATGTCAGGAGAAAAAGATCTGGAGAAATTGCTTAAAAGCATGAAACCTCAACATAATGTTGGCGATTATGTTTTTTGTAAAGTTGAGAAATTAGAAAACCTCAACTTGGATGATATCGAAATGTTCTTTAAAGAAAAAGAAGCCGTCACATTAATTCTTAAAAAGGAAATAGCAGAACAATTAAATCTTGAATATTCGGTTGTAATGTCATGGATAACGCTTACAGTGCATTCGTCATTAGAAGCTGTTGGTTTGACCGCGGCATTTTCTAAAGCACTTTCACAAAATGGAATTAGCTGTAATGTTGTAGCAGCTTTTTATCACGACCATATTTTTGTGAATACAAATGATACAGAGAAAGCAATGAAAGTTCTAAATGCATTTTCAGAATAA
- a CDS encoding alpha/beta hydrolase-fold protein: MDRSINAFRKKIIVVSFFMLLTSFALAQKKDKIEIGIVDSIASKVLNENRKIWVHLPKSAQNNGFAKQKYPVVYVLDGDGHFSSVVGIIEEMSEVNGNTNCPEMIVVGITNTNRNRDLTPTHSDIDLPFVPKNLSEQSGGGEKFVEFLEKELIPYINNKYPAAPYKTLIGHSFGGLTAINILTNHSNLFNSYIAIDPSMWWDHQKFLAETQKKLANKDLTNISLFMAAANTMDDNMNVVKVRKDTTAFTRHIRGILDLNDFFVRNKKSNLNYDYKYYNDDNHGSVPLIATYDGLRFIFKFNQLKLSIPEQINFDKTVFAKIEKHFDNVSKHLGYKVAIPENTVNSYGYMSLGKKDMDLAGYLFKLNVVNYPESPNVYDSLGDFYEANGDKKNAIASYEKVLVLDKNFPETKGKLEKLK; this comes from the coding sequence ATGGATCGTTCAATTAATGCTTTTAGAAAAAAGATAATAGTCGTAAGTTTTTTTATGTTATTGACCAGTTTTGCTTTAGCTCAGAAAAAAGACAAAATCGAGATTGGAATCGTTGATAGTATTGCTTCCAAAGTCTTAAATGAGAATAGAAAAATTTGGGTTCATTTGCCTAAAAGTGCACAAAATAATGGTTTTGCAAAACAAAAATATCCAGTAGTTTATGTACTTGATGGTGACGGACATTTTAGTTCTGTCGTGGGAATTATTGAAGAAATGAGCGAAGTAAACGGAAACACAAACTGTCCGGAAATGATTGTGGTGGGAATTACGAACACCAACAGAAACAGAGATTTAACACCTACACATTCAGATATTGATCTTCCTTTTGTACCTAAAAATCTAAGCGAACAATCTGGCGGAGGTGAAAAGTTTGTTGAGTTTCTGGAAAAAGAACTGATTCCGTATATCAATAATAAATATCCTGCAGCACCTTATAAAACCTTAATTGGACATTCTTTTGGAGGATTAACAGCGATTAATATTTTGACAAATCACAGTAATTTATTCAATTCTTATATTGCTATAGATCCGAGTATGTGGTGGGATCATCAGAAATTTTTAGCCGAAACTCAAAAAAAGCTGGCGAATAAAGATCTCACTAATATTTCACTATTTATGGCAGCTGCAAATACAATGGACGATAATATGAATGTTGTAAAAGTTCGAAAAGATACTACAGCTTTTACAAGACATATCAGAGGAATTTTAGATTTGAATGATTTTTTCGTCAGGAATAAAAAAAGCAATCTGAATTATGATTATAAATATTATAACGACGATAATCACGGATCAGTTCCATTGATCGCAACTTATGATGGTCTTCGTTTTATATTTAAATTCAATCAATTAAAACTTTCAATTCCGGAACAGATTAATTTTGATAAAACTGTTTTTGCTAAAATTGAAAAGCATTTTGATAATGTATCGAAACATTTAGGATACAAAGTAGCTATTCCTGAAAATACGGTAAATTCTTATGGTTATATGTCTTTGGGTAAAAAAGATATGGATTTAGCTGGTTATTTGTTCAAATTGAATGTTGTCAATTATCCCGAAAGCCCAAATGTGTACGACTCACTTGGAGATTTTTATGAAGCAAATGGAGATAAGAAAAACGCAATTGCCAGTTATGAAAAAGTATTGGTTTTGGATAAAAACTTTCCGGAAACAAAAGGAAAACTAGAAAAACTAAAATAA